The DNA segment GTTTAGCTACagctgtcgcaaatgcgaccccttGCAAATGTGAGAAAGACAACGGAAAAGCGACTGTTGAGCAGCCCTGAGAATGTCATAAATGCTACCCAAACTTCGCATTTGCTAAGTCTAGCCCTTTCGCAAAAGTGGCCAATTGGTCACAAAAGTGACCTGTCCCCTCATTGCATTTGCGAGGctggcttcgcaaatgtgaagcctgcCACCCACTGTCCCCTTCGTAAATACGATATGCATTTGGAAAATGCGgcattcacaaatgcgaactggTGCTCGTATTTGCAATAACTGCATTAGTTGCACACCATCAAATATGAATCAAGTCCAAACCATTCTGATACAAGTCCGAAACTCACCTAAGCCCCCGGGGATCCACAcaaaacatccacacaagtctagaaaCATCACATGAACTTGCTCACAAGCTATAAACTCTAAAATAATATCCAGAACCACAAATCGAACACCAAAATGCATGGAAATTATAATGAAGCTCAAGAATCgctaaaatcacaaccaagcgtctgattcataccaaaccaactcagaatgacaccaaactttacatacaagttccaaatgacaaaatggacctattccaaatcTGAAACTAAAATCCGAACTTGATAGCCACAAAGTCaacccatggtcaaacttagaaaatttctaaaccttcaaattgccaactctCGGCAAAAGGatccaaatcaacctaggaaccttcaaatccacTTCTGGACATGCGCCTAagtaaatcaccatacgaacctgttgaaactatcaaaatactattccaaggtcattttcacaaaagccaaacctcggtcaatatttccaacttaagcttccaaactaaGAACCAAATATTCAGAATCAATCCAAAACCTTcgcggaaccaaaccaaccatccccacaaggcACATAAACACAAATACATATACGCAAAGATTCTAAATGAAAAATAGAGCTCAATTACACAAAACGGTTGGTTAGGTCggtacattctcccccacttaaacaaacattcatcctcgaacgagccaaGAGACGCTCCAGAACCATCAAGTCACTATATAAACTCACCACACACATAGCTATGGGTGATATGACATCACCACAATCCATATAAGCCCATCAATACCATCTCGACTGAAGAATATTCCTTCCACCTTAACTGATAAGCCTTAGAACTAAATTTCTACATCCAGACCTCCTCCTAAGACCCAATTCTCTCATATACATCTGTATCGACCCCAACCAGCTgcaacatatcctaataccttcaCAAGGCATAACCACACATTGTAACTCATCACTCATATGCCCATAACAATATCTCTAACCACAATAGCTGCCCATTACTAAATCTGGTACTGATAAATAGCCTCATATCATTAATACCatgttccaaaccttcacaatactgctAATGATGTAAGAAACATTTTGAAACTCATAACGACTCACCCAACCAACAAGTCGTAGGTTTCTCTCACCCAAAATGAACCAACACCAAGCTCCAAACTGATCAACAACATTTTTATCTAGACATACCTTATCCAAGTCCCATCTCACAAATTCCAggtccaatgatctcatctcatcCAATACAAGCTATTCGACCCACAAGCCACACTAAGCACCACCTAGTCACACACATCACAATTCGTACCCAACAAGCAACAACTTGAATGCAATTGAAGATGGAAAGAGAAGCATATGAGAGAACTATCCAACAAGTCCAGCAGGTACAACTTCCCTTCGGCACCATGCTAGGAATCCATCCCATAAGGAAGAAGctaaatacatgaaataaccAAAAAGGATCTCATCCTAACATAACCCCACCGCGACACGTGCCCAAACATATTGATCCATATGAAAACACGAGGATCCCATGCTCCACTTGAATCATGAGTAGGATAAGTATCCCATCAACCGAAACCTTTCACTAACTCAATCCCTTATATTGAAACCACAATACACAACGGACTCCCCATTCCTATAGAGTACCTCAACCGCAAGTCGTGGCCAACTCATCCCAAACtcacatccaaaatctaccaTATTACGTAATAGAAGGTCAATCCTAGTCTCAAGAACCCCAACAATGATCCAACAAGAATGATAGACATGGTCCACCACAATAAAATCCCCAACGGGCATAGACACATAAGCAAAGGTACTTAtgaatcacgaggcatatccaaacatgaagcaaaataggatgacacataaaaataaataggacctggatcaaataaaacaaagcatCTCTATAACAAACCGGAATAACACCTATAATGAAATCATATGGTGCAGAGGCATAAGCCCTACCAAGGTAAGCATAACAACGGGCCTCGCCTTCCCATCTAGGATGCCCTCTACCCATTTGTCCCCCATATCTAGCTGGCTATGTATATGTAGCAGCAACCGGAGCGGAAACCATAGCCTGAGTACTCTGTTGAGGTATACCTGCCCGGAGTCTGGGATAATTACTCACCATGTGCCTGAtatccccacactcaaagcaatcTATTTGCTGACGTGGCTGTGGGAACTGTCTGGAACAAGTTCTTAGGGACCCATGGATAACTGGAGCACCAcgtgaagcctgaagtgcaaactgaactggctaaCCAACAAAAACTCTACCTTAACGCGGCCAGCCCCCAAAATAGGGACCAGTAGATCCTCCAGGTTCACGAGGCTTCTTAGCCtccctttttctctctctctagaTTGTGGATACACTCCAACCTCTTAGCAATCTCCACAATCTGATAAAATGGAACCCGTGCCATCCCAAAACTGAGACCATAatcgagtccctcaataaatctgtgGACTCTCTCTTAAACAGTGGAAACCAAAGCAAGTGAATGATGATACAACTCAACAAACCTCATAGCATACTCGGACACAGTCATAGTCCCCtgacacaactgctcaaactcgaTGTGCAATGCATCCCTAAGGGTCTGTGTAATGAACTCTCTCAAAAATAGATTAGtgaactgagtccaagtaagtggTATTGTGCCAGCTGGCCTACTCTCCTAATAAGTCTACCACAACCTATATGCCGGCCCTGTCAGCTAGAAAGTAGTAAGGGAGACTCCCGCTCAACTCCACTATGCCCATAGTGTGCAGAATAAGGTGACGCTAgtctagaaaaccatgtgcatcttCAGAATCTGCGCCACTGAAAGTGGGAGAAATGTACCTCTTGAACCTTTCTAACCTCTTCTTCTCCTCATCTGACGTGACTGGCCTGACCTTAGGCTGAACTGTAATCACGGGTTGCACCGGTATGACACCCAGAGCCTGGCCAACATGAGTTCGCTACTCTAGAGTATGTGTGGTAGGAGTCTGGACCCCTTCCCCAGCCTcagaagtagctggtgcaactagGATCAGTCCCTTCTGAGCCAAGGTTCCAAACATGCTCAGAATGTGCGATAAAGTCTTCAGAAGTCAAGGGGTAGCAATTGGCGCCTCGGGTGCCTGCTCCCAATTGGAGTTTCTGGTGGCTCCTTAGCTGCTGCTTTGGCAGGTGCTCTAGTTgtagcacgtgcccttcctcggcctctacctttGCCCCGACCCCTAGAAACACCAACCCTAGGGGTAGTAAAATCAGTAATTGCAACTCGTATCCTCATTATTTACAAGGGAATAGAAAGAAAGGCTCAACTGATCCGAAAGAAatgaagtttcctaatagtttcatagcctctcgaagataagtacagacgtctttgtaccaaTCCGAAAGGCTCTGCTAAACTTACTTATAACTCGTGGAATCTATGAatatagagctctgatactaacttgtaatgacccaaaatcccaccgtGAGGGTCGTGATTGCACCTAGTACCTAGGAATAGGTAAGCCTATCACATCACGATACCAATCAGAATATAACAACTTTAGAATTTAACAAAAAGCTACGAAATAAAAATACACTATCAAACACGAATACAATAAGCAACTTCCAAAAGTCCGATAAtacggagtcataagctctacatagAGTGTACATGAAGTctaaaaaatacatctctatttGGAAGACATAAAtggtagaaaagaaaatagaatggggactccgaggcctgcgaatggAACAACatgtataccttaaagtctccaacaACAAGTCACCACTCTCTAATGACCGGTGTGTTctaaggtacctggatctgcacaaagaatgtatagaagtgtagtattagtacaccacagtcggtacctagtaagtatcaagactaacctcagtggaatagtgacgaggttcaagtcaagatactcactagtcaaataacttgtTCAAATATATCAAAGACTAGCAATGGGAAGAATAACAGGAAGCAATAACGGTAATCTTATTAGAATaagtgatggaaatttaatacaTATAAGGCTCAGTTTCAACAACAAGTCATCCAATAAATCCGTACACATATAGCACTTCCTACCACATTGTCAATCACCTTGCATGGTAAGGACCTTGTGCCACAGCATAAGTCACACCGCACAGCAAAGACCGCGTACCACATCATAAGTCACATCGCATGACAAAGACCTCATGCCACAGTATAAATTTGATTTCGTATCAATTACCTATATCACGTTCCAGAGAACTATCAAGATTCAAATAAAGTAATGCATAATaataactttatttttatttaaatcattgGCCAAGACTCAAATTGATTATCTACTCCTCCAGAAGTGCGATAAGAGTTTGTGCATGGATTGCAAGGTTATACCAAGCCAGAATCTCATGAATCAGTAGAGATTATTGGTGATGGACTTAGAGATCGTGAGGAAGATGAGGAAGAGGGCCGTGTATGGTTGACCCAGGATCAGGTGGGGTGCTTTGACTAGTTACAAAGCATAGGAGGTTGGGGGACGTTGTTGGCTGCGGGAGCCTGGAATAGCGGTAGGGACGCGAGTTGTATGTGGACCACAACAGTGGAGTGTATTAGAGTAGCTGTGAGAGAAGTGTTAAGGGTCTCAAAGGGTTTCACTAGCGGCTACAAAGGTGACTGGTGTTGGAGTGATGAGGTACAAGAGAAAGTGGAAGCCAAGCAAATGGCGTACTTGACATTTAAAGAGAGCATGGACGAGAAGGCGAAGAGGATGAACAGGGAGGGGAATAGGAGGGCTAGGAAGGAGGAAAAGTTAGCGGTTACTGCGGCTAAGACTGCAACATTTGGGAGTTTGTATGAAGAGCTTGGGGCCAAAGGTGGGGACAAGAAGCTATACAGGCTAGCCAAGGTGAGAGAAAGGAAGGCTCGTGGTCTGGATCAAGTTAAGTGTATCAAATATGAGGAAGGTAGGGTATTGATAGAAGAGGCTCAGATTAGACGAAGATGATAGACATATTTCCATAAACTCCTGAACGAAGAGGGTGATAGGGACATTGTGTTGGGTGACTTGGAGCACTCCGAGATACGCTAGGATTTCGAGTATTCTAGGCGCATAAGAGTAGAGGAGGTcgagggggctatgcgtaagatatACAGGGGTAGAGCTACCGGACCAGATAAAATActtgtggaattttggaagaatgCGGTTAAGGCAGGTTTGGGGTGGCTCACAAGGTTGTTCAATATCATTTTTGGGACGAAGAAGATGCCTAATGATTGGAAGTGGAGTACGATGATTCCTCTGTATAaaaacaagggtgatatccaattTTGCAATAATTATAGGGCGATTAAGCTACTTAGCCGTATGATGAAAGTTTGGGAGGGTGGTTAAAGTGAGGGTAAGGATAAGTGTGTCCATTTCTGAGAACCAGTTCGGTTTCATGCCAGGGTGTTCAACTGTGGAAGCCATTCACATTGAAATGAGATTGGTGGAGTGGTATAGGGAGATGAAGAAGGACTTGAACATGTTGTCACGCCctattttctcgcgaaagcgggctttgacatgtgacaactcttttaaaggaggtattaaaagagaagagtcgccacctaatgattttcaaggtgcattagggcacctagttgcaaataactctgtttgactagtcaacgccaccaaagattgggtaagggattaatacctcaaagagaaggtgttaggcactcttctaggtccacaactgtgggtcccggccaaactttgGACCATGTCGATTATACAATTAGGCTAGGCGATCAAATAAATAGAAGGGAAGTTCAGAGGTTGTAGAGTCTTattaaaacatatgagaatcgATATAAGTCTTAATgactacaaggatacaactacatTGGTCTACATTAAATGACTAAATATAGATAACAagtacataaataatactttgcaactccCTTAAAGTAGAGGTTGTTCGTATTATTCAGCACGCACAGACTATAATCTCCTACTATCCGATTTTATGTTGAAGTTCTTTACttaaaagcgttctaattcaattctaagtcgtaccctatgcatgctttacccgtcccatgcctatggtccaagaGGCTTTGAACCTACTataaggtggttctagactttacttaggttgctcaaaatgataaaactatgt comes from the Nicotiana tabacum cultivar K326 chromosome 14, ASM71507v2, whole genome shotgun sequence genome and includes:
- the LOC142168900 gene encoding uncharacterized protein LOC142168900, with the translated sequence MWTTTVECIRVAVREVLRVSKGFTSGYKGDWCWSDEVQEKVEAKQMAYLTFKESMDEKAKRMNREGNRRARKEEKLAVTAAKTATFGSLYEELGAKGGDKKLYRLAKVRERKARGLDQVKCIKYEEGRVLIEEAQIRRR